ACACCAGGACGTCGTACGAAGGGGTATACAGCACATCGTGAACCATTTGCCGAACATTACCGATGTATACGATCTTTCACTAGCCACGTACGCGCTGATGTTGAATGGTCACAGCCAAAAGCGGACGGCAATCGATTTGTTAATAGAAAAGTCACAACCTGTTCAAGGTTCTGACGGTAAGCAGCGATACTGGCCGCGAGACACGGCTGCGATTGAGACGGCCGCGTACGGATTGCTGAGCTTAGTGCACGATAAACGGTACCTGGACGGAATCAGTGTGATGCAATGGTTGGTAAACCAACGCGAAGCAACCGGTAGCTTCCCTCACACACAGGACACCTTTGTCGGGCTGAAAGCAATTTCCATGCTGGCGGCTGCGGTCTCACCCAGCAAGAACGACTACACCGTCTCCGTTCAGCACGGGAGGACACGAAAGGTGTATAAAATGGCTTCGATGGAGGTAAACCGCCAGTTTCGGGACGAGCTAACAGGCGAGGACAAAACGGTGACAGTGGGTGTGCATGGTCGGGGTTTTGGATTGTTCGAGATCAAGTACCGGTACGGCATTGATGTGAGATACGTCAACAAACAGTTCAGCCTGCGTTTAGAGCCGCATTTTAGCAACGCTAATCACGTGCTACAGTTGAAAGTGTGTACCAACTTCACACCGGTATTGACACATTCGCGCTCCAATTTGGCACAGGTGGAGGTGAACTTTCCCAGCGGATACATCGTCGATAGAGATTCCATGGTGGACATCACCCGACGGAACCCTGTCAAGGTATTCTGGATGAAGATTATtttgctaaacaaaaaaatcagaaTCAGAAACAAATTGGTTTCTTTCTCCACAGAATGTCGAATTTCACTACGGTTATACGTCGATGGTGGTATACTACTATAGTTTAGGACCGGAAGATAACTGCTTTATGGTGACTGCAGAAAGATTGTTCAGGGTAGCATTTCAACGGCCCGCTTATGTTCTCGTGCATGATAGCTACCATAATCGTAAGTAGTATGCGTAAAGCTGGAAAGTAACCCTATTATTAATGCTTTTCCTATCGTTAACAGTGTTCAGAGCAATAAAAGCTTACGAGGCCCCGCAAGACAGATGTGTTGATTGCCATTAAGAGCCATCTGGTAAGCATCTATGATGCACGGATAATGAGTGAACCGGGTTAAATTGCACCCGAATAATCGGCGCTTCGCAAAATCTACTGCAAAATTTGACAACTGTGGACCCGTTCCCCTCtgataaaacaatttaacaacCCTGAACGTCAGGGAAGTAGCGGTTAGTTCCTGTAGAGGGCGCTAGCGATTGAGCTCACGATCGACATCGACAAGGGGTTCCGAGGCGAagggtttctttttctatcGAATTCACAAAAGTAAGCGGGTTTAAAATTGTAACTGGTTTGAGGAAAAATCCATGAGTAGTTCAAATTGTGCCTAAAATATCATCTGAAGTTAATTTCCGAGTCTGTTTTCAGAAGACACTATAATCCATCCTTTTGGGTGATTTTCTAACGTTCTAATTTGGTTTATGGCTATGTCCTTGTTGTACTAGCAGTTTCGTCGGTTaagttattaaatttaacCAATGGGACTACATCCGCAAGTGCTCCTTACAAGCAAATCAAATTGGATGTGTTCAAGCTAATTAAAATTGCAACGTCCGAAACATCCGACAGATCTTCAAAGtatcattaaaatcaactattttagCTGGTATGCTGACTTTAAACAAGGTTATACACGTTCTAGTTGTCGATGATCGATCATTGTTCCGAGAATAAGCGtgaatgaataaaattgaAGTTCTATAATGTTTTTATAGTTTTGAACAACTTGGTGAGCTAAACTGGGATCCGAATTTACTCAAACGCACGATGATTCTTGGACGGCTCAGGAGTTCATCATGGGTGATACTTCTTGTATGTGTCGATATGTGACAATGACTGTAAACCGACTTCTGAGTGGAAATCAGAAGATGTGAAAAACGGATATTTGATCTTTGGATTATTAATAAAGTATATAGGTGACaaggaatttgtttaaaaatcccAGCAACATGTAACAAATTGTAatgctggtactaaaccgtTAAACCTTCAGAATTAGATGTTCCCAAATGAAAAAATTATCCCGATGGCGTTGGAGGAGTAAGTCGTCAGGGAAGGAAGAGAATgacaaaaataatttgaaatctTCCGGAAACATGGGGAAACAACCTGCTGATCGAATGGAACAGATATAATTTACAAACAGGTGGTTTATGACACAATCTCACCTAGTGAGCAAAAAAGAAGCTCATTTCTCACTTACCTATTCAACTGTGGATTTCACTCAATGAAAAATGAGGTAGTTGGTCACAACGCTAGTTACAACGTTTCAAGACAGACATGGGTATTTCATCATTACCAGGACAATAGGACGATTTCAGACGTGAATTAGAAGATAGGATAATAGACTCACTGAATGTTATCGAGTTAATATCGAACTGATCGGCCAAGGTATATGTTAGAGCATCTGTTGTGGAAGTAGACAATCCTAGAGATGAGTTGATCCGACCATTTGCCGGATCGGATCAATCCGGTATGCTCCGGGGCCAATATGCTATTCCATGCACATTAAAGTTTTATATTACTATGGGCTGATCCGCACTCAAACAATCCGGACCTACCGGAATCATTCTCACTAGAGTAACTtcggctgctccggatcttcatacaaaagccgaACTTAAAACAGccggacctagtggaattattctcactatgaAAACTCCGGCTGATCCGGAATGTCGAATCTATCaggtgtgtgtttctttgtttcgttttgcgaaataataataatatttctttaatttataatattttactttgacttgtataatgaataattttatctttttttttattttattattaatatcttgaataattttactttgactgttgttattgtattttatttacttgttGTTAATTACCgattttattaatgttttatatgcAAATTTAGCGAATTTTGCGGGGGGTTTAGtagaatatttaataattatttttaagcgCAAAAGTTTCCATGtaattccaaaactggtagggTTCTGATGTATTTGTTATGGAATTATTAgcaaaattgaacgaatttgaGTTCGCGATactattttaaacaattttttcttaGGTTCATTAACTATTTTTGTATTGTTAAGTATGTTTGCATTGATAGCTTTGGCAGTATGTGACATCCAGCAGTGTTCTTCGTGGTTTATGTTATAAATCAATCTTTAAAACAACTTTCTAGGACTAGTCGTTCTATATTGGATGTTCTTCAGTTTTActtgttgttttaataatagTCCAGTAGTTTCAGTgatttttaaaagttttccattgGTTTTCTTATCGTTGCCACATGTTTTCAATACATTTTATTCCCTTTTTGAATCATATTATAATTCTGATCGGAACCATTTTCACTATAAAAACATTTCCTGGGCTATTATTGAAACCGGATCACTCGGACTCAATCGGAATCACTGttatggatcggatcggactcaGTACTGCATCGGAACGgatcggaatcatgattccggccCGGAGCGCTCATTTCTAATCCTACCTAAAACCTAACATAGGTCTTGCAGAGAGTCTTGCAAAAGCACTGGAAATGGGAGTCTTTAAAAAGGAGGATATGTCTTAAGGAACAAGTGTTTGTTTTGACCAACAGGGTCCAGGGTTAAGCGTCGGGTCATTTTATATTAATCGCGCGGAGGGCCCCGTAAAGTACAGGATACGATGATTAAAGTTTACTGGTTCGCGCGAAAAATAAACGAGAAGTTTGATAGTGAGAAACATAAAACTTTACTAAACCAGATTATGGCGACTGATTATGGTATCGCGTGCACTGCATAGTGACAGTTGAATAGGCGTCGGTCAGTTTAAATAATGGCGGGTCAACATCTCAACGTTGATGTGCATGCGAGTTCGCAAAATCCATTCGCAAAATCACGCTTTCCATTGATGAAAGCTCGCGATTTCAGGGCCGAATCATCTTCATTATCGCACTGGAAGAAAATTCGTAGCTGACGTCTACAAACCTCACCGAAAGTGAGTCTTACCATCGGATGTATTAATGTTATACTTTATTTCAACGCTACATACCCTACACTTTACATACACTTGATAACCTATAAACTTATGTTACTGATAACTTACGCTGCATCCATCATCGTTAGCTGTGAGAGAAGCTCACAATCTAGCGAGGATGTGATGAGGTTCCAAAGTTGGGTTTATTTAAGCCACTCACATATTTCAATGGCAGCCATATTTTAAAAAGAGCAACAATAAATGTTATATATCTGCATAATAACCTGCCTTTGTTAACGTTGAAAAGCAGGGGACCAATCCCAGACAGCTAAATATATGTTTCTATTACGTAAGAATTGATATTcaagtttttattattcttaatCTGGTTTAGTTTATTTCAGTCTTCGTTTATGTATTTCATTAAAGCTAGTGTATCTACAAGTCAAGAACATTGTGAAACTTCCAAATTCTTTCTGATTCTGAGAATTGTTTGCGCATAGGAGAAGACAGCATTGTAATTTGCATAAGTATGACTAGCCGAATGTATGAAAAGTATACAGATAGTGTGAAGTTACCTCCGTCCGGTGTGGTTTTTGCTTGAGGAATGCTATAAATCAATCGCAAGAAACAGTGCTTGAAGacgagaaaaattaaaatactatCAGCACAGCTTGATGGAAACCGTTGGAATTGGTGTCTTGCGTCaaatattttggaaaaaaGATTCATGCTTATCAGCATTCGAAATTGCTGCTGGTCGTATATTTACCGTAAAATTTGGTCTACGGAAATTCCCGCATCATTCGACAGCTTCCATGATAGGGATGCAAGCAGCTCACGATTCAGTTCAACCTTAGACACCATCTGAAGCAGACGCAACTTTGCACAACGCTCGAACAACATGTGGCAGTTCATAAGGTCACGAATACTTACGGTGATAATCTTCATAGGAGCTGCTCACGGGTAGGAATCAAGGCTCTAGTGATTGCAGTGTTCGCTAGTTAACATTGGTTTGTGAATAAATGCCCTGTGGTGCTTCCGTTTCAGAATACTGGTTGTGGGCCCCAAATTCATTCGGGCCAACCAGGATTACACGGTTGTGATCAGTAACTTCAACTCGAATGTGAGCAAAGTGGACCTGATGCTACGGATGGAAGGCCGATCCAATGATGGCAGAAGTGTGCTGAACTTAACGACTACGGTTGATGTGCAACGAAACACGAACGGGAGGATCACTTTCAATGTAAGACGAGCGTAATTCTACAGATAAGTGTGCGGAAGTTGATCGTTTACTCTCTTGCAGATGCCTGCGAACTTATCAGCTGGAATTTACAAAATCATCGTTGACGGGCAACGTGGCTTTAGCTTTCATAAGGAAGCCGAGTTGGTACACCTTAGCAAAACCATAACCGGTTTAATACAGATCGATAAGCCCGTGTACAAACCGGGCGATACGGTAAAATTTCGTGTGATTGTGCTGGACTCTGAGCTGAAGCCTCCTGCACGGGTAAAATCAATTCAGGTGACAATCCGTGATCCTCGGACAAATGAGATCCGAAAGTGGTCGACGGCCAAACTGTACGCTGGAGTGTTCGAGGGTGATCTTCAGATCGCGCCTACTCCAATGCTCGGAATATGGAGCATCTCGGTAAAGTTGGACGGAGAAGAACTCGTATCAAAAACGTTCGAGGTGAAGGAGTACGTGTTGTCCTCTTTTGACGTAGAGGTGATACCGTCCGTCGTTCCTCTGGAGAAGCATCAAGGATTGACTCTGACGATAGATGCTAACTACCACTTTGGCAAACCGGTAAAGGGAATTGCTAAGTTTAAGGTGTACTTGATAAACGGTATCCTGGACCGGGAGAATGTGTTCGAAGTGTATGGGAAGAGGCAGGTGCAGCTACAATTCAAGGATTACTTCCAAATGCAGGAATATCGGCAAGATGTGATCGTAAATACGACATTCATCGAGCATGCTACAAGTAAAGATGTGGTGGATGCGTTTATTTTACTTAAAGGAGTTAATTTTAACTCGTTTTGGTTTTAGATCGCACTGTCGTGAAGCAATCCGACATCACGGTGTACAAATATATGTACAGTGTGGAATTGATTAAGGAAAGTCCACAATTTCGCTCAGGACATCCATTTAAGTGTGCGCTTCAGTTCCGATACCACGATGGAACACCTGCTAAAGGTATCACCGGGAAGGTGGAAGTATTGGAAATTGATTACGAAAAACGTCTCACTAGTGACGACGAAGGTTTGATCAAACTCGAACTAAATCCAAGCGACAATACAACACAGATGGAAGTAGTCGTAAGTAGTTTCGCTTTCTGTGATTCCAACCGTATATTTGTAGCATACTTCAGATTGAACAATTCCtgaattttaattacttttacaGTGCTCTACTGGGGacaatataaatttattaagcGAAATAGTACACAGAGTGGATGTGGTGACGAATGTGTACCTCAAACTGGAATTAAGATCTGCGTAAGTAGCACGTCTTAACAATAGACGATAAAGTGTAAAGTGGTTACGACGTATTTGGCCGATTCTCTGATTTGTTTCGTTCTgttccctttttcttcgcaGAATACAATCAAATAGTATTTTGCAGTTTATGGTTACGTGCAACGAACGCATGTCATTCTTCGTGTACTACATAGTGTCGAAGGGCAATATAATTGATTCCGGTTACATGAGGCTGAACAGTcagaaaaaatttttattaaaattgcaGGCCACACAGGAGATGCTTCCAAAGACGAAACTTATTGTAGCGACTGTAGCGAGCCGTACTGTAGTATACGATGAAATGACCATCGATTTCAAAACACTTCGTAACAATGTAAGTAGAACTGCAACTTTCGAAAACACTGTGTCCTATATCTCTTTTTATGTATAACTaaataaagttcgaattgaACATCGATGAGGCAGAAATTAAACCGGGCGGACAAATTGTACTTCGCATGTCTGGGCGACCAGGAGCGTACGTAGGATTGGCGGCTTACGATAAAGCTCTACTCTACTACAATTCGAACCACGACGTTTTTTGGGAGGATGTTATGCGCGAGTTTGATGGATTTCATAAGAACGATGAAAACGAGTTTGACAAGTTTCATGTAAGATGCAAACACTGTGAGTGGAGCATGAGTACTTTTCAATAGTATGTTCCCTTTGCAGAGTATGGGACTGTTTGGTATGACGTTAGCTGGTATCCAGTTTGAAGGGGCCAATGACAAGTCGGCACGTGATGGTCTACAGGCAAAAAATCCCATCACCAGACTGGTCCCGTACAGGACAAACTTTCTAGAATCGTGGTTATGGCAGAATGTGACTATTGGATGGTCCGGAATGGAAGAATTAATCGAGTATGTGCCAGGTACGACCACCTCCTGGTACTTGACGGGATTCTCTATTGATCCGGTGCACGGCTTTGGTATTATTAAAAAACCGATCCAGTTCACAACGGTTCAACCGTTCTACATCGTGGAGAGTCTACCGTACTCCATCAAACGAGGCGAAGCGGTCGTGTTGCAGTTTACATTGTTTAACGATCTTGGAGCAGAGTACATCGTGGACGTGACACTATTCAATGTGGCCAATCAGATAGAATTCATAGGACGACCTCTGGAAGGTGGGTACTAGGAATTCCTTGAATTGTGTTTGAGCTTAAATATGATTGTTTTCAGATAAAAGCTATACCAAATCCGTACTGGTTCCTTCGAAGGTTGGTGTACCGGTCTCATTTCTGGTAAAGGCACGAAAGCTCGGAGAGATGGTGGTACACGTGACGGCCTCCACAATGCTTGGATATGAAGCGGACGCACTCGAGAAGGTGGTTCGAGTTATGCCAGAAAGTTTGGTACAGCCAAATATACAATCCCGGTTCTTCTGCTTTGATTCATACACCAATCAAACGTTCTCCATGAATTTGAACAttaacaaaatggcagacaatgGTTCTAGAAAGATCGAGTTCCGACTGACTCGTGAGTACAAATTATCGGTAAAAAGTGTattctttcctttccattcaactgcttgtttatgttttcagCCAATCTGCTTACCACTGTAATCGACAACTTAGACAATCTGCTTGCCGTGCCATTGGGTAGTGGAGAGCATAATATGGTAAAGTTTGTACCGAACATCGTTGTGCTCGACTACTTGCATGCTATTGGCTCGAAGGAACAGAGTCTGCTCGATAAAGCTACAAATCTGCTGCGCCTAGGCTATCAAAATCAGATGCGCTATCGTCAGATTGACGGTTCGTTTGGTGTGTGGCAAAATACTATTGGTAGCGTGTTTCTTACCGCCTTCGTTGCAAAGTCAATGCAAACGGCGTCGAAGTACATCGATGTGGATACGGCTATGGTCGAGAAGGCATACGATTGGCTTGCTTCCAAGCAACACAGCTCGGGAAAGTTCGATGAGGTCGGGTCCGTAATCCATCAAGATATGCAAGGCGGTTTGCGTAACGGCATTGCACTGACATCTTACGTACTGATAGCGCTCCTAGAACATGAGAACGCCAAAGTGAAGCACGCGGTAGTGATTCAAAGGGCAATGAGCTACTTAAGCGACCGCGTGGAGAACATAGAACATCCCTACGATCTGTCCATAGCGACCTATGCGTTGATGTTGAATGGGCACAGCAAGAAGAAAACGGCACTTGAAAAGCTTGTGGGAATGGCAGTTCCCTTGAATAAAGATGGAGAGCGGTACTGGAACACGGCAAATAGCATCGAGACTACCGCTTATGCTTTGCTGTCTTTTGTCATGGCGGAAAAATATGCGGAAGGTATTCCGCTGATGCGCTGGTTGGTGAACCAACGCTACGTTACCGGAAGCTTCCCGCGCACTCAAGACACCTTCGTGGGACTGAAGGCACTGACCAAGTTGGCGGAAAAAATCTCCCCCTCACGAAACGAATACACCGTACAGCTGAAGGGTACAAAGCCAACCCAATCAAAAcgaataacaacaataacggAACATTTGCGCATAAACTCCGGAAAGATCTACCTGCATAACAATAAAACCATACCGGGGGACACACAGACTTTAGATGTCAATGTTGCTGGTATCGGGTTCGGAATGTTTGACGTGATTTATGAATACAGTTTAAAtcttaaaaatttcaaaaagcaatttaatttgaagCTTAAGCCACAAAACACGGGCTCCAACTATAAGTTATCCCTGGAGGTGTGCGTCAACTTCATACCGGTTTTGGCCTATACTCGATCAAACTTGGCAACGGTCGAGGTGAACTTACCCAGCGGGTACGTTGTCGATCGGAATCCGATCAGTGAACAGACTACCGTGGATCCGATTCAGGTGAGATGATTTCATTGAAGGTGGAGATGTTCAAGATTACTAAGCAGATTAAATTGTTTACAGAACATCGAGATTAGATACGGCGGTACATCCGTTGTCGTGTATTACAACAACATGGGCAACGAACCGAACTGCTTCACCGTGACTGCTTACAGACGGTTCACGGTGGTACTGAGACGTCCAGCATACGTGATCGTGTACGATTCTGTCAACTCAAGTGAGTGTATTGAATGCGCGTTGTTGTTCGCGTTGTTCGCATTTCAGCGTCTATAAGTCATTTCgctttttgtttctattcGTTTGGTGTAGATCACAATGCCATTGAACAGTACGAAGTGGACAACCAGAATATTTGTGAAATCTGCGACAAAGGTGATTGCCCAATGGACTGCAATAATCCGTAAATTGTCTGTTTCGTAACAAAACTAACAAATGAATTCGGCTATGCCATAACATAGTTTAACAGATATAATAACACATTCCATCGCAGGTGGAACCTTAACCCAATGGAGTAGTTAAGTAGTTGGAAGTTTAGGGTGTATGGAAATCAGCATACACAATGACTTAGTCCAATACGAATACCCTGAGGTCCGCTATATTGCGCAAGGGGCAGTAGATATTGGAGGAGTCGTCTAATTGATTCCGGTATAGACCGGTGCATTTGGTTGATAAATATGggcatataaataaatataatggTTGATAAAAATATCGAGTAAAGTTGTTTTACATGACCTACTACAAATGTATTAATCCATTAAAACACTGAAATGACTGTGTTCGTGTTGGGATACAATATCTGTAACCTTATTGTATGTTGACGTTGTCAGTTTGGCAACTCTGTTTTTGGTGGCATACGAAGCCATCTTTTGACAGTCGTTCTTGATCCTTCGACCAATAAACATCGTGAAGTCAGATCTCGGAAGTCGTGTCCACTTTAATCCTTTAATTTATTAGTTCGCGAGTCGCTACTAATGGATTTTTTCTGTGAGACACAAAAGCGTAATAACTGGAATAACAAACACTTTGGCGCTAAGatctttttttgcaattttttgtacttttctcAAGTGTGAGTGTTATATTGATATGCAACGCAAACATCGTTTTGGTTAATATCATCTTTTGTTATCTGTTGGGTTAGAAATAGATTGTGGTGTTTGTCATCATGTATAGTTTAAATGAGACATACTCAATGGCAGGCACGTTATACCGGATAGTTTTCTTGcgataaaattgaattttttctCATCTTTCGGACGGAATTCAATAATCCAGGCCTAGAGTGCCCCATGGGTGCTGGGATCACCGTATAGTTTGAACAATTCGAAtcatataaattaaaatcaagCACAAAACTACATCTACTTACTGTAGTGTAGCAACCTGGCAATGTATAAACCTCGGTATGTTAGCTGGGAACTGATGACTGGGAGAACAATAAAGTATAGGCAGTTACACATAGACAATTGGACGAGTAAGAtctttttattcaaaacacTACACTTACATATTCTACAAAACTTGTGCAGGCGTCTGGACAGCGACGCAAAAGTGACAGTTGTGCACTGGTCCAAACTGGCGGCAGAGAGAGCTGTCAGATgcagttagaaaaaaaagtgctTTTTAGAGTCAACCGCCGAGGAGATCGGATGTTAAATAAATCATGTGAAGATAGAAGGGGAAACCACGGTGTTTTAAGATTTTACACAGTATCTGACCCGGCTGCAAGCAAGTTGTAAAATACCACATGGGCAGGACGTCCGTTATgattaaataacaacaactTGCTGTTTGGGATATTTGCCAACAAATAAGTAGATCGTTCAAAAGACAACAGTTCCTTTTacgtgctgtcaaattttctaATTCACATCATTCTTGCTGCGCGTAACTCAAGTTCTCTATAATTTGGGGTTTTACAATACATAAACGCAACGCATAAGATTGATAAACGCAACGATAG
The Anopheles moucheti chromosome 2, idAnoMoucSN_F20_07, whole genome shotgun sequence genome window above contains:
- the LOC128299682 gene encoding thioester-containing protein 1 allele S3-like encodes the protein MWQFIRSRILTVIIFIGAAHGILVVGPKFIRANQDYTVVISNFNSNVSKVDLMLRMEGRSNDGRSVLNLTTTVDVQRNTNGRITFNMPANLSAGIYKIIVDGQRGFSFHKEAELVHLSKTITGLIQIDKPVYKPGDTVKFRVIVLDSELKPPARVKSIQVTIRDPRTNEIRKWSTAKLYAGVFEGDLQIAPTPMLGIWSISVKLDGEELVSKTFEVKEYVLSSFDVEVIPSVVPLEKHQGLTLTIDANYHFGKPVKGIAKFKVYLINGILDRENVFEVYGKRQVQLQFKDYFQMQEYRQDVIVNTTFIEHATNRTVVKQSDITVYKYMYSVELIKESPQFRSGHPFKCALQFRYHDGTPAKGITGKVEVLEIDYEKRLTSDDEGLIKLELNPSDNTTQMEVVCSTGDNINLLSEIVHRVDVVTNVYLKLELRSAIQSNSILQFMVTCNERMSFFVYYIVSKGNIIDSGYMRLNSQKKFLLKLQATQEMLPKTKLIVATVASRTVVYDEMTIDFKTLRNNFELNIDEAEIKPGGQIVLRMSGRPGAYVGLAAYDKALLYYNSNHDVFWEDVMREFDGFHKNDENEFDKFHSMGLFGMTLAGIQFEGANDKSARDGLQAKNPITRLVPYRTNFLESWLWQNVTIGWSGMEELIEYVPGTTTSWYLTGFSIDPVHGFGIIKKPIQFTTVQPFYIVESLPYSIKRGEAVVLQFTLFNDLGAEYIVDVTLFNVANQIEFIGRPLEDKSYTKSVLVPSKVGVPVSFLVKARKLGEMVVHVTASTMLGYEADALEKVVRVMPESLVQPNIQSRFFCFDSYTNQTFSMNLNINKMADNGSRKIEFRLTPNLLTTVIDNLDNLLAVPLGSGEHNMVKFVPNIVVLDYLHAIGSKEQSLLDKATNLLRLGYQNQMRYRQIDGSFGVWQNTIGSVFLTAFVAKSMQTASKYIDVDTAMVEKAYDWLASKQHSSGKFDEVGSVIHQDMQGGLRNGIALTSYVLIALLEHENAKVKHAVVIQRAMSYLSDRVENIEHPYDLSIATYALMLNGHSKKKTALEKLVGMAVPLNKDGERYWNTANSIETTAYALLSFVMAEKYAEGIPLMRWLVNQRYVTGSFPRTQDTFVGLKALTKLAEKISPSRNEYTVQLKGTKPTQSKRITTITEHLRINSGKIYLHNNKTIPGDTQTLDVNVAGIGFGMFDVIYEYSLNLKNFKKQFNLKLKPQNTGSNYKLSLEVCVNFIPVLAYTRSNLATVEVNLPSGYVVDRNPISEQTTVDPIQNIEIRYGGTSVVVYYNNMGNEPNCFTVTAYRRFTVVLRRPAYVIVYDSVNSNHNAIEQYEVDNQNICEICDKGDCPMDCNNP